In Anaerolineales bacterium, a genomic segment contains:
- a CDS encoding HlyD family efflux transporter periplasmic adaptor subunit: protein MLKSLARIGRWLLMAGGVFLCLGAVFFLVVVRPQLAARLGGTATNAAYIERRTLDDVLNVSGTLRPIQTVNVNFDTAGKVATVVVRAGDAVAVGDTLATLDEAALTRSLEQARLSRTIQQANYDTTIRPATADQIARAKATLAQAEAALAQAQAQFDNQRNAITTSCTNVGSLTQALMTAEQAYKNYLTDGFQFDSEFRPDANSPAGRALKSARDQMEVGQATCDSAKRAQSGDASVVSAQAGVEQAKVALDTLLRGATPEQIAIAEAQLAQAKLNVSAAEENLTDAVLKSPVKGIIAAVNITAGGTVGSSGGAAGAAFVIADTSSIYLETLVDENDISRVVGELPVRFTLQGLPFDQVFNGTVESKSAVGQNNQGVIAYPVRIALKGDVPLFLNMSADVEIILATRENVLVVATRAIRRGADGGRFILIERSDGTTTEISVEIGLSADSVTEISGEGLREGQKVLIEGRTGAGN from the coding sequence ATGCTGAAATCATTGGCACGGATCGGGCGTTGGCTGCTCATGGCGGGTGGGGTCTTTTTATGTTTGGGGGCGGTTTTCTTCCTCGTTGTCGTTCGTCCGCAGCTTGCAGCGCGGCTAGGTGGCACGGCGACGAACGCCGCCTACATCGAACGGCGCACCCTTGACGATGTGCTGAATGTCTCCGGCACACTCCGCCCCATCCAAACCGTGAATGTCAATTTTGATACAGCGGGTAAGGTTGCTACCGTCGTTGTTCGTGCGGGCGATGCCGTCGCTGTGGGCGATACCCTTGCCACGCTCGATGAGGCAGCCTTGACCCGCTCTTTGGAACAGGCGCGGCTGAGCCGAACCATTCAGCAAGCAAACTACGATACAACCATCCGCCCGGCAACAGCGGATCAGATTGCCCGTGCGAAAGCGACACTGGCACAAGCAGAGGCGGCGTTGGCGCAAGCGCAAGCGCAGTTTGATAATCAGCGCAACGCGATCACCACAAGCTGTACCAATGTGGGCAGCCTCACGCAGGCGCTTATGACGGCGGAGCAGGCATACAAGAATTACCTGACCGATGGCTTTCAGTTTGATAGTGAGTTCCGCCCTGACGCCAACTCTCCAGCGGGGCGGGCGTTGAAATCGGCGCGGGATCAGATGGAGGTGGGGCAGGCAACCTGCGACAGCGCAAAACGGGCGCAGTCGGGCGATGCCAGCGTCGTCTCTGCCCAAGCCGGGGTTGAGCAGGCAAAGGTCGCCCTGGATACGCTGCTGCGCGGGGCAACTCCTGAACAGATTGCTATTGCCGAGGCGCAACTGGCACAGGCGAAGTTGAACGTGAGCGCGGCGGAGGAAAACCTTACGGATGCCGTCCTAAAATCGCCGGTGAAAGGGATCATCGCGGCGGTGAACATTACCGCTGGCGGAACAGTAGGCAGCAGCGGCGGGGCGGCGGGGGCGGCGTTCGTCATTGCCGATACATCCTCCATTTACCTTGAAACGCTCGTTGATGAAAACGATATATCCCGCGTGGTAGGGGAGCTGCCCGTCCGCTTCACCTTGCAGGGACTGCCCTTTGATCAGGTCTTTAACGGAACGGTGGAGAGCAAAAGCGCCGTTGGGCAGAACAATCAGGGCGTTATTGCCTACCCCGTCCGCATTGCCCTCAAAGGCGATGTGCCGCTCTTTCTGAACATGAGCGCCGATGTGGAGATTATCCTTGCCACGCGGGAAAACGTCCTTGTCGTTGCCACGCGGGCAATCCGTCGGGGGGCGGACGGGGGGCGGTTTATCCTTATCGAACGCTCCGATGGGACGACGACAGAAATTTCCGTTGAGATTGGCTTATCGGCAGACAGTGTGACGGAGATTAGCGGCGAGGGTCTGCGCGAAGGGCAGAAAGTTCTCATCGAAGGACGCACCGGAGCGGGGAACTGA
- a CDS encoding ABC transporter permease — MLYELTQLALRNLTRARARLIMTAGGVLVGTAAVILLIAITVGLQAIAEAGIGSSTSLLELYVYPRYNPNGETPRIDQEAIQAIRAIPGVNTMIYGVQAYGIVITVDKLINYPSVFGIDPALLPGLAEKMKWGTPVLDTKTIVIGGRVEDNFFDPKASDYIPITYDLQTVKPRFTFQVSAGTRRLNYTISGAVAIQDTFLDGTLILPLSEVIRLKRLNGEQVDMNKLSYDTVLVRAASRDVTNDVANAIRNLGFDASGGGDYLNQLTGFFGTMRLMLGGVGGVALIVAAFGVANTMTMAILERTREIGIMKAIGATDRAILTVFLIEAGAVGFFGGLAGVGTALALGQVINNAVANGVGDGTGAQFLPIDVSKIQGNLVIIDPALILFGMILATVVGIGAGVLPALRASQMIPVHALRTE; from the coding sequence ATGCTTTACGAGCTTACCCAACTTGCGCTGCGCAACCTAACCCGCGCCCGCGCCCGTTTGATCATGACGGCGGGGGGCGTTCTTGTGGGGACGGCGGCGGTCATCCTCTTGATTGCCATCACCGTTGGCTTGCAGGCGATTGCCGAAGCGGGGATTGGCTCTAGCACGAGCTTGCTGGAACTTTATGTCTACCCCCGCTATAACCCCAACGGCGAGACCCCGCGCATTGATCAGGAGGCAATCCAAGCGATTCGGGCGATCCCCGGCGTGAACACGATGATTTATGGTGTGCAGGCTTATGGAATCGTGATCACCGTTGACAAGCTGATCAATTATCCCAGTGTTTTCGGGATCGACCCGGCGCTGCTGCCGGGGCTTGCCGAAAAAATGAAATGGGGGACGCCTGTTCTTGATACCAAGACCATCGTCATTGGCGGGCGCGTGGAAGATAATTTCTTCGACCCCAAGGCAAGCGATTACATTCCCATCACCTATGATCTTCAGACGGTAAAGCCACGCTTCACCTTTCAAGTCTCAGCCGGAACACGCCGCTTGAACTACACCATTTCGGGGGCGGTAGCCATCCAAGACACCTTCCTTGATGGAACGCTGATCCTCCCGCTCAGCGAGGTGATCCGCCTGAAACGCCTGAACGGAGAACAGGTTGACATGAACAAGCTGAGCTACGATACCGTCCTCGTCCGTGCCGCCAGCCGTGATGTGACGAACGATGTGGCAAACGCCATTCGTAACTTGGGCTTTGATGCCAGCGGCGGGGGGGACTATCTGAACCAACTGACTGGTTTTTTCGGGACGATGCGTCTGATGCTTGGTGGGGTGGGCGGCGTTGCCCTCATTGTTGCCGCCTTTGGCGTTGCCAACACCATGACCATGGCAATTTTGGAGCGCACCCGCGAGATCGGGATTATGAAGGCAATCGGGGCAACGGATCGGGCAATTTTGACGGTGTTCCTCATCGAAGCGGGGGCGGTGGGCTTTTTTGGCGGGCTGGCGGGGGTGGGGACGGCGCTCGCCTTAGGGCAGGTGATCAACAACGCGGTGGCGAATGGCGTTGGCGATGGCACAGGAGCGCAGTTTTTGCCCATTGATGTCAGCAAAATTCAAGGGAATCTGGTCATTATCGATCCGGCGCTGATCCTCTTTGGGATGATCTTAGCGACGGTGGTGGGCATTGGGGCGGGGGTTTTGCCCGCACTCCGTGCCAGCCAGATGATCCCCGTCCATGCCTTGCGGACAGAATAG
- a CDS encoding shikimate kinase has protein sequence MNATPTGEPPSPPKAPGHIILCGFMGTGKSTVGRLIALRLNLAFADTDSVIENRERCTIPHLFKTRGEAAFRALERDLCKEIGSWRRSVIATGGGMVVPAENRAALIASGFLVCLDAPVEVIFARLAGQNHRPLLRTANPQAKIAELLAARAEAYTAVPYHIETGVRSPALVAEEIIRLWVAYTMRP, from the coding sequence ATGAACGCGACGCCGACGGGTGAGCCACCCTCCCCGCCCAAAGCGCCGGGGCATATCATCCTGTGCGGCTTCATGGGTACGGGAAAATCAACAGTGGGACGGCTGATCGCCCTGCGCCTGAACCTTGCCTTTGCCGATACGGATAGTGTCATTGAAAACCGCGAACGCTGCACGATTCCTCACCTTTTCAAAACGCGGGGGGAGGCGGCGTTTCGGGCGCTAGAGCGCGATCTGTGTAAGGAGATCGGCAGTTGGCGGCGTTCGGTGATTGCCACTGGGGGCGGGATGGTCGTTCCGGCGGAAAATCGTGCGGCGCTCATTGCCAGCGGCTTTTTGGTCTGTCTGGACGCCCCTGTAGAGGTTATTTTTGCGCGGCTTGCCGGTCAGAATCACCGCCCGCTGCTGCGGACGGCGAATCCCCAAGCGAAGATTGCCGAACTGCTTGCCGCCCGCGCCGAGGCATACACCGCCGTTCCCTATCACATTGAGACGGGGGTACGCTCACCCGCCCTTGTCGCGGAGGAAATCATCCGGCTGTGGGTGGCGTATACGATGCGCCCCTAG
- the aroC gene encoding chorismate synthase has translation MLRFLTAGESHGPTLTAILDGFPAGVPLTAAAIDADLARRQEGYGRGGRMSIERDAVRLSAGVVAGQTTGAPIALTVINRDYKNWAQKDIPPMTVPRPGHADLTGAIKYGYRDLRLALERASARETTMRVAVGAVCKALMRQFGITVQGYVTAIGEVSADLPISPDPAVYLKRFEAAEASDVRCPEGETATRIHEAIRAAIQAKDTLGGIIEVAALNVPPGLGSHVQFDRKLDGQLIGAVGSVHSVKGVEIGHAFRQAAWRGTAVHDPIISDGERLRRETNRAGGLEGGITTGEPIVIRAALKPIATTINPLQSVDLATGGARAIEYERSDFCAVPRGVVIIEAMVAYVLCAALIEKLGGDSLGEMRPRFETLRRGRPDELPMDNRAWRFGYEYERDADG, from the coding sequence ATGCTACGCTTTTTAACGGCGGGCGAATCGCACGGACCGACCCTGACGGCTATTTTGGATGGTTTTCCGGCGGGTGTCCCGCTGACCGCCGCCGCCATTGACGCTGATCTTGCCCGCCGCCAAGAGGGGTACGGGCGCGGCGGGCGGATGTCCATTGAGCGTGACGCTGTGCGCCTTTCGGCGGGGGTCGTCGCTGGACAAACCACCGGCGCCCCGATTGCCCTGACAGTGATCAACCGCGATTACAAAAATTGGGCGCAAAAAGATATTCCGCCGATGACTGTCCCCCGCCCGGGTCACGCCGATCTGACGGGAGCGATCAAGTATGGCTACCGCGATCTGCGCCTTGCCCTTGAACGTGCCAGCGCCCGCGAAACGACGATGCGCGTTGCCGTTGGGGCAGTTTGCAAGGCGCTTATGCGCCAGTTTGGGATCACCGTGCAGGGCTATGTGACGGCAATCGGTGAGGTCAGCGCCGATCTGCCCATTAGCCCTGATCCGGCGGTCTATTTGAAGCGCTTTGAGGCGGCGGAAGCAAGCGATGTCCGCTGCCCAGAGGGAGAGACAGCGACGCGCATCCACGAGGCAATCCGCGCGGCGATTCAAGCGAAGGACACCCTCGGCGGGATCATCGAGGTTGCCGCTTTGAACGTCCCCCCCGGGTTGGGGTCGCACGTTCAGTTTGACCGCAAACTGGATGGGCAGTTGATCGGCGCGGTGGGGAGCGTCCACAGTGTGAAAGGCGTTGAGATCGGTCATGCCTTCCGGCAGGCAGCGTGGCGGGGGACGGCGGTTCACGATCCGATCATCAGCGATGGTGAGCGGCTGCGGCGGGAGACAAACCGTGCGGGCGGGTTGGAAGGGGGAATCACAACGGGCGAGCCGATTGTGATCCGCGCCGCCCTCAAGCCGATAGCGACGACGATCAACCCCCTTCAATCGGTAGATTTGGCAACGGGCGGGGCGCGGGCGATTGAATACGAGCGCAGCGATTTCTGTGCCGTCCCACGCGGGGTCGTAATCATCGAGGCGATGGTGGCTTATGTCCTCTGCGCGGCGCTGATCGAGAAACTGGGCGGCGATTCGTTGGGGGAGATGCGCCCTCGTTTTGAGACGCTGCGCCGAGGTCGCCCCGACGAACTGCCGATGGATAACAGGGCATGGCGCTTTGGGTACGAGTATGAACGCGACGCCGACGGGTGA
- a CDS encoding DUF4395 domain-containing protein — MSVTKLNADRRVDHSALRTNQGFIIGLLILAFILNAPPIVAFVCAVMLIGTAIPTAGLFKAVYFSVLKPAGIVQPAVKTDNPEPHLFAQGVGGGVLIVATLLLVAGSALGWVLSWVVVALAALNLFAGICVGCLMYYGFNRLGVPGFTRAPISG; from the coding sequence ATGTCTGTCACCAAACTCAACGCGGATCGCCGCGTCGATCACAGCGCCCTACGGACAAATCAGGGATTCATCATTGGCTTGCTCATCCTCGCCTTCATCCTAAATGCTCCCCCCATCGTCGCCTTCGTCTGTGCGGTGATGCTCATTGGGACGGCGATTCCCACTGCTGGATTGTTCAAAGCAGTTTATTTCTCGGTGTTAAAACCCGCCGGAATCGTCCAGCCCGCTGTGAAAACGGATAATCCTGAACCCCATTTATTTGCCCAAGGCGTGGGTGGGGGTGTGTTGATCGTGGCGACGCTGCTGCTTGTGGCTGGCTCAGCATTGGGATGGGTGCTGTCATGGGTGGTGGTTGCTCTGGCGGCGCTGAATCTCTTTGCCGGTATTTGCGTCGGCTGTCTCATGTATTATGGATTCAACCGTTTAGGTGTCCCCGGCTTCACCCGCGCCCCCATCTCCGGTTAA
- a CDS encoding single-stranded DNA-binding protein, translating to MWQQLIIVGNVGRDPKFDYSGQGLAYCKFSVAVSKRTGKGEERKEETTWFSVTIFGNQAELASQLIKKGRKVMLVGEISASTYISKQTNQPVASLDMIAREFRLLDSQRSGEEGGTGGDDSGGGSGGKDGGDLPF from the coding sequence ATGTGGCAGCAATTGATTATTGTCGGGAATGTCGGACGTGATCCCAAGTTCGATTATTCTGGGCAAGGTTTAGCCTATTGCAAATTCAGTGTTGCCGTGAGCAAGCGGACGGGCAAAGGCGAGGAACGCAAAGAAGAAACGACATGGTTTTCGGTAACTATCTTTGGGAATCAAGCAGAGCTTGCCAGCCAACTGATCAAAAAAGGGCGGAAGGTCATGCTGGTAGGGGAAATCAGCGCCTCTACCTACATCAGCAAGCAGACAAATCAACCGGTTGCCTCGCTGGATATGATCGCCCGCGAATTCCGCCTCTTGGATTCACAGCGGAGCGGTGAGGAAGGCGGCACGGGCGGGGATGATTCCGGTGGGGGCAGCGGCGGCAAAGATGGTGGCGATCTGCCCTTCTAG
- a CDS encoding LysM peptidoglycan-binding domain-containing protein, with amino-acid sequence MRRPVRRLAQLTSSGTAFVLLALTLSGCFQPVGAAIPPTAVTPDGAPPMTVAALDTPTVDPVAEAMATANMETAIAMNMFNLTADAMNTQAAETATMQAILFPSATFTPDVAIPPTIDFTFPGTPTPTETPTEAPTATFTPIATNTLTIEEQQATLFAESTRVFGDLTATAFALGTYAPTLTPTETPTSTLEALSIPTLDPDAQATINALSGGGGLNGAPPTSTLSFPTAVAFQETSVFPPQDPLQETLDAQATQIIATVTADAAFNLTSTAQAILGFQTPIIPPPIDTFPTPTFPPAIFVGPGTPTYPPGTPGIPGSRAGGPIDAGCRYTVIGGDTLYSIALRFQPYGSSLSRIISANGIVNPSLIRPGRVLYIPSCGLPEVGVPPVTVVPPGTGSGRVYVVQEGDTLWRISRMFGVRVMAIAQLNGIQNINLIYIGQLITIP; translated from the coding sequence ATGCGGCGACCAGTACGGCGACTCGCCCAACTTACATCCAGCGGGACGGCGTTCGTCCTTTTGGCGCTGACGCTCTCAGGCTGTTTTCAGCCCGTTGGCGCGGCAATTCCCCCGACGGCGGTGACGCCCGACGGCGCTCCCCCTATGACGGTAGCCGCATTGGACACGCCTACCGTTGATCCTGTGGCGGAAGCAATGGCAACGGCGAACATGGAAACCGCCATTGCCATGAACATGTTCAACCTCACCGCCGACGCGATGAACACCCAAGCGGCAGAGACGGCGACCATGCAGGCGATTCTGTTTCCTTCTGCCACCTTCACGCCGGATGTCGCCATCCCGCCGACGATTGATTTCACTTTCCCAGGGACGCCCACCCCGACGGAAACGCCCACCGAAGCGCCAACGGCAACCTTCACACCCATCGCCACAAACACGCTGACCATTGAAGAACAGCAGGCGACGCTCTTTGCCGAATCGACGCGGGTCTTTGGCGATCTGACAGCAACGGCATTCGCCTTAGGGACGTATGCCCCGACGCTTACCCCGACGGAGACGCCGACCAGCACCCTTGAGGCGCTGAGCATCCCTACCCTTGATCCCGACGCGCAGGCGACGATCAACGCCCTGAGCGGCGGTGGCGGCTTGAACGGCGCTCCGCCCACCTCGACGCTCTCCTTCCCAACGGCGGTTGCCTTTCAGGAAACCTCGGTGTTCCCGCCGCAGGATCCCCTTCAAGAGACGCTGGACGCCCAAGCGACCCAGATCATTGCGACGGTGACGGCAGATGCGGCGTTTAACCTGACCTCCACCGCGCAGGCGATCCTCGGCTTCCAAACGCCGATCATCCCGCCACCCATTGATACCTTCCCCACGCCGACTTTCCCGCCGGCAATTTTTGTTGGACCCGGCACGCCCACCTATCCCCCCGGCACACCGGGCATTCCCGGCTCGCGGGCGGGCGGTCCGATTGATGCTGGCTGCCGCTATACGGTCATTGGTGGGGATACCCTCTACAGCATCGCTCTGCGCTTCCAACCGTATGGATCGTCGCTCAGCCGGATCATCAGCGCTAATGGGATCGTCAACCCAAGCCTGATCCGCCCTGGACGGGTGCTGTATATCCCAAGCTGCGGTTTGCCCGAAGTGGGCGTCCCGCCCGTGACGGTTGTCCCCCCGGGTACGGGGTCAGGGCGCGTCTATGTTGTCCAAGAGGGCGATACGCTCTGGCGGATTTCGCGGATGTTTGGGGTGCGCGTCATGGCGATTGCCCAACTGAACGGGATACAGAACATCAACCTGATCTACATCGGGCAGTTGATCACTATCCCGTAA
- a CDS encoding NAD(P)-dependent alcohol dehydrogenase: MKTILYTRYGSPDVLHLREVATPTPKADEVLVKIHAAGANPLDWHLMRAKPFLVRLDGGLRKPKNHRLGADIAGRVEAVGTNVTTLRPGDEVFGDLSAAGLGGFAEYVCVRADSLVLKPANLSFESAAGVPVAGITALQGLRTGNLSAGQKVLINGASGGVGTFAVQIAKAFGAEVTAVCSGANKAMVQSIGADHVIDYTQEDFTRNGRHYDLILEVIGNRTPADLRRALSPEGVCVVVGFTTLARMFNVMLRGGKTVRMMGTAKPNQADLAILKDLLESGKVTTVIDRCYTLSETPEAIRYLESGRAKGKVIIVMG; this comes from the coding sequence ATGAAAACAATTCTCTATACACGGTATGGATCACCGGATGTCCTTCACCTGCGGGAGGTAGCCACCCCAACGCCTAAAGCAGATGAGGTTTTGGTGAAGATTCACGCGGCGGGGGCAAACCCGTTGGATTGGCACCTGATGCGGGCGAAACCGTTCCTCGTCCGCTTGGATGGTGGGCTGCGCAAACCGAAAAATCATCGCCTCGGCGCGGATATTGCCGGGCGGGTGGAGGCAGTGGGGACAAACGTCACCACCCTGCGCCCGGGCGATGAGGTCTTTGGCGACCTTTCCGCGGCTGGCTTAGGTGGCTTTGCCGAGTATGTCTGTGTGCGTGCGGACTCGCTCGTGTTGAAACCCGCCAATCTCTCCTTTGAGTCCGCCGCTGGCGTCCCTGTGGCGGGGATCACCGCCTTACAAGGGCTGCGCACGGGGAATCTGAGCGCCGGGCAGAAGGTCTTGATCAATGGCGCGTCCGGCGGTGTAGGGACATTTGCCGTGCAAATTGCCAAAGCGTTTGGGGCAGAGGTCACCGCCGTGTGCAGCGGGGCGAACAAAGCGATGGTTCAGTCCATCGGTGCAGATCATGTTATTGACTATACCCAAGAGGACTTCACCCGAAACGGGCGACACTATGACTTGATCCTTGAGGTCATTGGCAACCGCACCCCGGCGGATCTGCGGCGGGCGCTCTCGCCAGAGGGCGTATGTGTTGTTGTCGGATTCACCACCCTTGCCCGCATGTTCAACGTTATGCTCAGGGGGGGAAAGACCGTCCGCATGATGGGCACGGCAAAGCCGAATCAGGCGGATTTGGCGATCCTCAAAGACCTTTTAGAGAGCGGCAAGGTGACTACGGTCATTGATCGCTGCTACACCCTGAGCGAGACGCCAGAGGCAATTCGCTATCTGGAAAGCGGACGCGCCAAAGGCAAAGTGATCATCGTCATGGGGTAG
- a CDS encoding DUF4870 domain-containing protein, with protein sequence MYSAYDGDPKPKRKNDEDDLHLAHADDAAGDSPVDLDEAVRAYRAKRKNNEAYDDDDDDLPREKAKRDSPPTFGKDERRRDRNWEDKIEAWAERAEQWGEHFGRRAEQWGENFGRRAEQWGDKVEKKFSQRWGKDFAKGVQNFLSHPYSPNYRVIDEPSTPDERVLASLAHASNLGLFIPFMFLIPLFIYLANRTKSPFVARHALNATVASFMGGIGWLLLTTGAVLIGVVITVALAISIVGILAIPFLWLGIVAVIFASVLIPFGLFASAFFGIIAALRSKTFDYPFIGRLTYIPRRTRTVVD encoded by the coding sequence ATGTATTCTGCCTATGATGGCGACCCAAAACCGAAGCGCAAAAACGACGAGGACGATCTCCATCTCGCCCACGCAGACGATGCCGCTGGTGATTCCCCCGTCGATCTTGATGAGGCGGTGCGGGCGTATCGCGCCAAACGCAAGAATAACGAAGCCTACGATGACGATGATGATGACCTTCCCCGTGAAAAGGCAAAGCGCGATTCCCCACCAACCTTTGGCAAGGATGAGCGAAGACGAGACCGGAATTGGGAAGACAAAATCGAAGCATGGGCAGAGCGTGCCGAGCAATGGGGCGAACATTTTGGGCGTCGCGCCGAGCAATGGGGTGAAAACTTCGGGCGGCGGGCAGAGCAATGGGGCGACAAAGTTGAGAAGAAATTTTCGCAGCGGTGGGGGAAAGATTTCGCCAAAGGCGTTCAAAACTTCCTAAGCCACCCCTATTCCCCCAATTATCGCGTCATTGATGAACCCTCAACGCCCGATGAGCGGGTGCTGGCAAGCCTTGCCCATGCCAGCAATCTAGGGTTATTCATCCCCTTTATGTTCTTGATCCCGCTCTTTATTTACCTTGCTAACCGCACGAAATCGCCCTTTGTGGCACGGCACGCCCTAAACGCCACCGTTGCATCCTTTATGGGAGGGATTGGCTGGCTGCTGCTGACGACGGGCGCAGTCCTCATCGGCGTGGTGATCACCGTCGCCCTTGCCATCAGCATTGTTGGGATTTTGGCAATTCCCTTTTTGTGGTTGGGCATCGTCGCTGTGATTTTCGCCTCGGTCTTGATTCCCTTTGGGCTGTTTGCCAGCGCCTTTTTCGGGATCATTGCCGCCTTGCGCAGCAAGACCTTTGATTACCCCTTTATTGGGCGGCTCACCTACATCCCACGCCGCACCCGCACCGTAGTCGATTAG
- a CDS encoding NUDIX hydrolase: protein MTDTQTERTLSSEAIYDGRIIKLRVDSVELPNGKTARREVIRHPGAVAIVPLLPPSEGGGVMLIRQFRYAAQQSLWEIPAGTLEPDENPDDCAYRELQEEIGYKPGRLEKLGGIFVAPGYTSEYIHLYLATDLLPSRLAADADEFISAQPFSWEDVLRMIREGVICDGKTISGLLMAWDRLREGTR, encoded by the coding sequence ATGACTGACACACAGACCGAACGCACCCTTTCTTCAGAAGCCATTTACGACGGGCGCATTATCAAACTGCGCGTCGATAGTGTGGAACTTCCCAACGGCAAAACCGCCCGCCGTGAGGTGATTCGTCACCCGGGGGCGGTGGCGATTGTCCCTCTGCTCCCTCCTAGCGAAGGCGGCGGCGTCATGTTGATCCGCCAGTTCCGCTATGCAGCCCAACAAAGTCTGTGGGAAATTCCGGCGGGAACGCTTGAACCGGACGAAAACCCTGACGACTGCGCCTACCGCGAACTCCAAGAGGAAATTGGTTATAAACCCGGACGCCTGGAAAAACTTGGGGGGATTTTCGTCGCCCCAGGCTACACCAGCGAGTACATTCACCTCTACCTCGCCACTGATTTGCTCCCTTCGCGCTTGGCTGCCGATGCCGATGAATTCATTAGCGCTCAGCCCTTTTCGTGGGAGGATGTGCTGCGGATGATCCGCGAGGGGGTGATTTGCGATGGCAAGACGATCAGCGGGTTGCTCATGGCGTGGGATCGCCTTCGGGAAGGGACGCGCTAA
- a CDS encoding cytochrome c, whose protein sequence is MNTVHSSRPRLWAAFAILSLVLMGCGSPGGVTVGNLTDATATPPDPYVVAWLLYGTPTPGFPGKLPVDAGVAYGENAPRAHPTVTPLPPMVSIELATATPVGAATAATPVEAATAAPPESPSPESPSGAALTGDPKKGQSVFAGVGTCSACHDVKAGKTLVGPTLKGIAVTAAERVPGMDATTYLREAILQPNKFVVKGFTAGLMPASFEQLLSAKQVDDLLAYLMSLK, encoded by the coding sequence ATGAATACTGTTCACTCCTCTCGTCCACGCCTTTGGGCTGCCTTTGCTATCCTAAGCCTTGTCCTGATGGGTTGTGGATCGCCGGGCGGCGTCACGGTGGGCAACCTGACCGATGCAACGGCGACGCCGCCCGATCCCTATGTTGTAGCCTGGCTGCTCTATGGCACACCCACACCGGGCTTTCCGGGGAAGCTGCCCGTTGATGCCGGCGTTGCCTATGGCGAAAATGCACCTCGCGCCCACCCAACCGTGACGCCCCTTCCGCCGATGGTCAGCATCGAACTCGCTACCGCAACGCCAGTGGGGGCAGCCACCGCCGCAACGCCAGTAGAGGCTGCCACCGCCGCCCCGCCGGAGAGTCCCTCACCAGAGAGTCCCTCAGGCGCAGCCCTGACGGGCGATCCGAAGAAAGGGCAAAGTGTCTTTGCCGGAGTGGGGACGTGTAGTGCCTGTCACGACGTGAAGGCGGGGAAAACACTTGTCGGACCAACCCTGAAAGGCATTGCGGTAACTGCTGCGGAGCGCGTCCCAGGGATGGATGCCACCACCTACCTGCGGGAGGCGATCCTTCAGCCGAACAAGTTCGTCGTGAAAGGCTTCACCGCCGGATTGATGCCCGCTTCCTTTGAGCAACTTCTAAGCGCCAAACAGGTAGATGATCTGCTCGCCTATCTGATGTCTTTGAAGTGA
- a CDS encoding thioredoxin family protein, with protein sequence MPERAVFALLIILGGVLAWAAVNRLLLRRAAAHAPHDPILSGILSSRPTVVYFTTPFCDPCKTQQMPALRQLQAELGETLQVVQIDATEQPDAADRWGVFSAPTTFVLDRTQTPRHVNRGVASAERLRQQIEDVA encoded by the coding sequence ATGCCCGAACGTGCTGTGTTTGCCCTTCTAATCATCCTCGGCGGCGTCCTTGCGTGGGCGGCGGTCAACCGTCTCTTGCTGCGCCGCGCTGCTGCCCACGCCCCCCACGATCCCATCCTCAGCGGAATTCTGAGCAGCCGCCCGACGGTGGTCTATTTCACAACCCCTTTTTGCGACCCCTGCAAGACTCAGCAGATGCCCGCCCTTCGTCAGCTTCAGGCGGAATTGGGGGAAACCCTTCAGGTGGTGCAGATTGACGCCACCGAACAACCTGATGCGGCGGATCGTTGGGGGGTGTTCTCTGCCCCAACAACCTTTGTCTTGGATCGGACACAGACTCCCCGCCATGTAAATCGAGGGGTTGCCTCGGCAGAGCGTCTGCGCCAGCAGATTGAAGATGTGGCGTAG